A genomic window from Elaeis guineensis isolate ETL-2024a chromosome 3, EG11, whole genome shotgun sequence includes:
- the LOC105040698 gene encoding LOW QUALITY PROTEIN: long chain acyl-CoA synthetase 4 (The sequence of the model RefSeq protein was modified relative to this genomic sequence to represent the inferred CDS: deleted 4 bases in 2 codons), whose protein sequence is MAQMKHSVEVEKGQEGGDGEPSVGPAYRSVFAKDGFPPPIPGLESCWDVFRMSAERNPKNQMLGQREVVDGMPGEYVWLTYEEVYDIVLKLGVSIHSCGVEQGGRCGIYGANCPEWIISMEACNAYGVYCVPLYDTLGAGAIEFIICHAEIQIAFVEEKKIVEALKTFPNLTTIVSFGKVIPEQREEVEKFGLAIYSWDEFLHLGDNQQFDLLVRMKTDICTIMYSGGTIGDHKGVMICNESIFTLIAGVGWLLHCVKEHLHDDDVYLFYLPLAHIFDRVIEELFIFHGASIGFWHGDVKLLVEDIKDSRLKPTIFCVVPLVLDRIYAGLTETCAGTFVSLPNDFSMLGTVGPPVPNVDVHLESVPEMGYDALSSIPHGEICIRGKTLFSGYHKREDLTNEVMIDGWFHTGDIGEWQPDGSIKIIDRKKNIFKLSQGEYIAVDNLENIYSLISDIESIWIYGNSFESFLVAIVNPNKQALQHCAEENGKSGDYPALCENHRAREYILGELSKIARAKKVKVHNSVERF, encoded by the exons ATGGCGCAAATGAAGCACTCGGTGGAGGTGGAGAAGGGACAGGAGGGCGGCGACGGCGAGCCTTCCGTCGGCCCTGCCTACCGGAGCGTCTTCGCCAAGGACGGCTTCCCACCGCCCATCCCCGGCTTGGAGAGCTGTTGGGACGTTTTCCG CATGTCGGCGGAGAGGAATCCCAAGAACCAAATGCTTGGCCAGCGGGAAGTTGTAGATGGGATG CCGGGTGAATATGTTTGGTTGACTTACGAAGAAGTATATGATATCGTCTTGAAACTTGGGGTTTCCATCCACAGTTGTGGAGTTGAGCAG GGTGGTCGTTGTGGTATCTATGGTGCCAACTGCCCTGAGTGGATCATCAGTATGGAG GCTTGCAATGCTTATGGGGTCTACTGTGTTCCCCTGTATGATACCCTAG GTGCTGGTGCTATAGAATTCATTATATGCCATGCGGAGATTCAAATTGCTTTTGTGGAGGAAAAAAAGATTGTGGAG GCGTTGAAAACCTTTCCCAATTTAACCA CAATTGTAAGTTTTGGAAAGGTCATTCCTGAGCAAAGAGAAGAGGTTGAAAAGTTTGGTTTGGCAATTTATTCTTGGGATGAATTCTTGCACTTG GGAGATAATCAACAATTTGATCTTCTAGTAAGAATGAAGACAGATATCTGTACTATAATGTACTCAGGTGGAACAATTGGTGACCATAAGGGTGTAATGATATGCAACGAAAGCATTTTTACTCTTATTGCTGGGGTAGGTTGGCTACTTCATTGTGTAAAAGAACAT TTGcatgatgatgatgtttatttgTTCTATCTGCCTTTGGCACATATTTTTGATCGAGTAATTGAGGAATTGTTTATTTTTCATGGGGCctcaattggattttggcatggG GATGTCAAATTATTAGTTGAAGATATCAAGGATTCAAGG CTAAAACCAACAATCTTTTGTGTTGTTCCACTTGTACTAGATCGGATATACGCAG GGCTGACAGAAACTTGTGCGGGAACATTTGTCTCTCTACCAAATGACTTCTCAATGCTTGGAACAGTGGGCCCTCCAGTACCAAATGTTGATGTGCACCTTGAGTCTGTTCCTGAAATGGGATATGATGCCCTCTCAAGCATACCCCATGGGGAAATCTGCATCAGAGGAAAAACCTTGTTCTCTGGATACCACAAAAGAGAGGATCTCACAAATGAAGTTATGATTGATGGGTGGTTTCACACAG GGGACATTGGTGAATGGCAACCAGATGGAAGCATCAAAATCATTgatagg aaaaaaaatatcttcaaacTTTCGCAAGGAGAGTACATTGCAGTTGACAATCTGGAGAACATCTATAGTCTTATTTCTGATATAGAGTCT atatggatatatgggAATAGCTTCGAGTCTTTCCTGGTTGCCATTGTAAATCCCAACAAACAGGCTCTCCAGCATTGTGCTGAAGAGAATGGAAAAAGTGGAGATTATCCTGCGCTGTGTGAGAACCACAGAGCCAGAGAATATATCCTTGGAGAGCTTTCAAAGATTGCTAGAGCAAAGAAGGTCAAAGTTCATAACTCAG TTGAAAGGTTTTGA